A single Brassica rapa cultivar Chiifu-401-42 chromosome A04, CAAS_Brap_v3.01, whole genome shotgun sequence DNA region contains:
- the LOC103865428 gene encoding LOW QUALITY PROTEIN: uncharacterized protein LOC103865428 (The sequence of the model RefSeq protein was modified relative to this genomic sequence to represent the inferred CDS: inserted 2 bases in 1 codon; deleted 1 base in 1 codon) — MRGNASLVTLNHKILGPCRKLLIRITKSCPRRHNRHLKLKKASSSYTTNSGNKVTKAVALFFRTFHKKKQKKEKMKRLNELRSFSHAVSDQQKKTXQTKKKVFPSRLTMSWLGQGEGNNTQEVPQDYDPRRDSTSGFIPGFFQIYLTQIGYVLDINFFAFSMYSY, encoded by the exons ATGAGAGGGAATGCATCCTTAGTAACATTAAACCACAAGATTCTCGGGCCATGTAGGAAACTCCTCATCAGAATCACCAAGAGCTGTCCTCGGCGCCATAACCGGCATTTGAAACTCAagaaagcttcttcttcttatactaCTAATTCAGGGAACAAGGTCACCAAAGCGGTGGCTTTGTTCTTTCGCACTTTCCataagaagaagcagaagaaagagAAAATGAAGCGGCTTAACGAACTAAGGAGCTTCTCGCACGCTGTCAGCGACCAGCAGAAGAAGAC TCAAACCAAGAAGAAAGTTTTCCCGTCAAGACTCACAATGTCTTGGCTAGGTCAAGGGGAAGGG AACAACACGCAAGAAGTCCCGCAAGATTATGATCCACGTAGAGACAGCACAAGCGGATTCATTCCTggattttttcaaatttatttaactCAAATCGGTTATGTGTTGGacattaatttctttgctttctcGATGTACAGTTATTGA